The following DNA comes from Rosa rugosa chromosome 5, drRosRugo1.1, whole genome shotgun sequence.
GAACAACCTGACAACAGTGACCCAAAAAAGGCCCGCAGATCGAGTGGGTTACTCTAGCTTGTTAATTTGTTATGGAATTTAGACTAGGGAAATTCCAGTTTCCAGCTGTAGAATATAGTGTCATGACCCAAATCGATCAATCATCATCGGCAGATTATTTGTGTTTAAACACATCAGAGATTACTTGGTCATCCAAATAGTTATACAAACGGATAATTTGTTATAAAATTGTTAGTTCAATTATGTATGTATTCAACACATTTAGATGATAGCTTTCAGGTCAACTTATGTGTTATAAAAGATGACTAAAAAGTAAAACAATTTGAATCATGATACAATATTACATCACGGTCGATGACTATAAAATTTGAACTAATGTATGTCTATGATTGCTTGGACATTCGTGTTATCCTTAGATGAGTCAATTCTCGACCGAAAGGCAATTATTTGAATCTTTGAGTCGGTATCCATACATAcatttatgtgtttttttttttttacaagagAGAATATCACATAATCACAATATGGGCTTGGTTCTTAATGTCGTGATCCGAATTCGGAACccaaaacaatataaatcaagAACAATTTTAAGGAGAAAACAAATGCATATGATGCTATTTCATTCGGCGAACCGATATGTGTCACAAAATTTGACATGATTAAACAAAAAATGGTGGCAACGTGAGTTCCATAAGGGATAAAATGGTAAAAGCACATGCGAAACCCTAAACCATGGAGGAGTCTAATTCAAATTCAACGCCAGAGACGACGATCGCTCATTCGCTGTAatcaaggaggaggaggaggaggctagCTTCAAGACCCGGATTCCCAAACGACGAAGCTGATTTGGGTAAGTCAAGAAGAAACTTCTGCTTTTCTTATTCTAACATTGATGTATTCAGTAACCCATTACTCAAAAGATGTCACTTTCTGCTTATCAGTCTTTAAACTTGAGAAGCGTGCTAGGGTTTCTTGATGCTCCTGGATAAAAATTCAGTAAAAATTTGTTATCTTTAGGGATAGTGTTTATGTTCCAATAGCTAGAATGAACCAAATGTGAAGTATTGGGAAATTTTGAAACTACGTTGTAGCTTTGTAGAATTGCTTATAGTGTAATCGTGTTCGTCGATTGGATTGCCGAATGGGATCTGTTAATTTTGGCGATAGTCTGAGCTTAATCTCAGTAGTGTTCCAGTTTGGTATTAGTGTGAATGATTGAGCTGACCATAATAGGAGGGCCTGAAGAGGGTGTTTAGCTTGTTAATTTTTCGAGCCTTCGTGttgctttttttatttgtttcgaTTATCTTTGGAATGTTGGATCTTGTGTGTTTGGTTTGTTTCAGTAATGTTATGATTTGTAAACAAATATGAGTTGTGGTTATCTGTATTGCAGCTTCTGTTAAGAGTAGTGCAAGATTGTTCGTGGATTTATAGTTACAAACAGGGAGAAAAGGTAATGGCAATCGAAGGTGGGAAGAAATCTAGGAGAGATCGTCTCAAAGCGATTGAGGAGAAGGCTCAAAAGTTGTGGGAAGAAAATGGTGTTTTCAGGGCTGAATCTTGTGAAAAGCCCCCTGAACCAGGGGAGAAGTTCTTTGGGAACTTCCCTCTTCCTTACATGAATGGTTTTTTGCATCTAGGGCATGCATTCTCACTCTCGAAGCTAGAGTTTTCTGCTCGTTTTCATAGGTTAAGAGGTGCTCATGTGCTACTCCCGGTTGGTTTCCACCTCACTGGCATGCCCATCAAAAGTATTGGCCTGTCTGCCATTGATATATCAGAACTCCAGAATCCATCGAACTGGTTGAGCTACTTCCCTCGAGTTGCAGTGAAAGAGCTCAAGGCATTTGGCTTGGGCTGTGACTGGAGGCGCTCCTTTATTACCACAGACATGAACCCATACTTTGACAAGTTTCTGAGATGGCAGATGAGGAAACTAAAATCTATGGGTAAGATTGTGAAGGATATCCGTTACACAATCTACTCTCCTTTGGATGGCCAGCCATGTGCAGATCATGATAGGGCAACTGGTGAAGGAGTTCGGCCCCAAGAGTACACCATCATCAAAATGGAGGTGGTGGCACCTTTTCCTCCTAAACTGGGAGTGTTGAAGGGAAAGAAAGTCTTCCTTGCTGCCGCAACATTGAGACCTGAGACTTCTTATGGTCAAACAAATGCATGGGTGTTGCCTGATGGCAAGTATGGAGCCTTTGAAATCAATGAAACAGATGTCTTCATTCTTACGCAGAGAGCAGCACTTAATCTTGCCTATCAGAAGTACTCTAGGGTTCCAGAAAAGCCTTCTTGCTTGGTTGAGATGACTGGCTATGATTTGATTGGCCTTCCATTGAAGTCTCCACTTGCACTCAATCAGATCGTTTATGCCCTTCCTATGTTGACCGTCCTAACAGACAAAGGTACTGGGATATTGACTAGTGTACCTAGTGATGCTCCTGATGATTATATGGCCTTGGAAGATTTAAAATTGAAACCAGCGTTTAGAGAAAAATATGGTGTGAAGGATGAATGGGTCATGCCCTTTGATATCATTCCAATAATCAAAATTCCGGAATATGGAGACAAGGCTGCTAAAAAGGTTGTGGAAGATCTCAAAATCAAAAGTCAGAATGAGATAGAGAAGCTAGCAGAAGCCAAGAGGTTGACATCCTTGAAAGGTTTAACTGAAGGAAAACTGCTTGTGGGAGAATTCAAAGAAAGGATAGTCCAGGAGGCAAAACCATTGATAAGGAGCAGGCTATTAGAGGCAGGTGATGCAATCATGTATAGCGAGCCTGAAAAGCAGGTAGTTTCACGATCTGGTGATGAATGTGTTGTTGCTCTTATAGATCAATGGTGCATCACATATGGGGAAGCAGAATGGAAAAAAACTGCTCAGGAGTGCTTGTCATGCATAAATTTATATTCTGACACGACACGACATGGATTTGTACACACATTGAATTGGTTGAGTCAGTGGGCTTGTTCTCGATCTTTTGGGCTTGGTACACGCATTCCCTGGGATGAAGAATACTTGGTCGAGCCGTTATCCGATTCAACTCTTTACATGGCTTATTACACCATTGCTCACCTGTTACACAATGAAGACATGTATGGCAGCTCCAACAGCACATCTGCAGTAAGAGCTGAACAAATGACCGATGAGGTTTGGGATTTTATTTTCTGTGATGGCTCGTATCCACAATCATCTGATATCACACCATCAATTCTTAACAAGATGAAGCAGGAGTTTGAATATTGGTATCCTTTTGATCTTGAGGTGTCTGGTAAGGATCTAATCCAGAATCATACCTTCTGCATTTACAACCATACTGCACTTTTGCCCAAGAAGCACTGGCCTAGTGCGTTTAGATGCAATGGGCACCTGATGCTCAAATCCACGAAGAATGCTAATGGTGCTGGAAATTTTATATCATTGAGACACGCAATTGATCACTATTCTGCTGATGCCACGCGGTTTGCTTTGGCTGATATTAGTGATGGTATTGACGATGCATACTTTTCATTTGAAACTGCAAATGCGGCCATCGTACGTCTCACTAAGGAGATAGATTGGATTGATCGGATGAAAGATAAAGATTTGGGTAAAGACTCTTCTCTGAGAATAGACTCCCCTTGTACCTTCTCTGACCGGGTCTTTCTGAATGAAATAAATATTGCTGTGAAGAGGACTGAGCAAAATTACCAGGGTTGCATGTTCAGGGAAGCCCTAAAGACTGGCTTTTACGATCTTCAAGCTGCCAGGGATTGGTACAGGATTTCATGTGGTGGTACTAATGCAATGAACCACGATTTGGTGTGGCGTTTTATAGATGTGCAGACCCGTCTTATTGCTCCAATTTGTCCCCACTATGCAGAACATGTCTGGAGGGAACTTTTAGAGAGGGAAGGATTTGCAGTAAATGCAGGCTGGCCCGCGGCTGATGCTCCAGATCTAACACTCCAGAGTGCGAATAAGTATTTGCAAGACTCAATTGATTCAATAAGGAAGCTGCATAATAAACAACTACCAACTTCAAAGAAAACCAATATGGGTGCTTCAGCTACTTCTTTGACAGAAGCGTTGATATATGTTAAGGAGAAATATGACGGATGGAAAGCAGAATGCTTAAGAATACTCCAACATGACTTAAATAGAGATACTCTTACTTCTGCTCACGAGGACAAGGAGATATTTGAGGCATTGAAGGCTAGTTCTTTTGGTCAAGATGATGATTTTAGCCAAAAGAATTGTATGGAATTTTTGAAGTTCAAGAAGGAGAAGGCAGTTGCACTTGGGATTCAGGCATTGGACTTGAAGCTACCTTTCGGAGAGATTGAAGTCCTTGAACAGAACTTGGACTTGATTAAAAAACAAATACATGGTCTTGAAGAGGTACAAGTTTTGTCAGCTATCAATGCTGCTGATATTGCTAGAGCTGGTCCTCATGCTAGACTGCTAGAGAAGAATCCTCCCTCTCCTGGAAGCCCAACTACGGTTTTCTTGACCCGGTAAATTTTGCACATATATGCAATTCTGCCCCTACTGACATCATTCTGCTGCTGTTGCTTTTGGATCTTTCCTTTCTTCCCGAGACATCATCATGTGTTCATCGATTGGGATTCTCTTACTTCCACATGTAAATACCAACACACTTTTGATCTTATTGTTAATGGTTTTCAATCAACTGATGGTTACAGAAGGTAGCTAGTTACAGCTAGTTTAATTATCAGTTCCGATTTCTGTTTGTTGGAGCTCAACAAAACTACATGACCAGTGCTCTGCTAATTTATCAGTTTATATACTTCAGAAATGTAATGATAATATGCTCACATGGGATGTGTTCAGAAACAGAACAGTTTAGTACAAAATGTAAAATGTGAAAGAGttcaaagcaaaaacaaaaaaaaacaatattcaTCTAAATACAGATAAATCATCAGAATGTCTATAAGAGGTTGAAATAGAACATAGTACTAAAATTTGATATTGaaataaaactgaaaattaCAGCCACGAATGCGAAATCTGGACCGATCGAGTGATTCTTTGAGCTCTGAATTGGTACCTAGGGTATCCCTGGAGTTGTCAAATTGTGAAATGGGTTTTTGGGGATTGTGGATTTAATTTGCAGAAAGGCCTGACCGTTAAGTAAGTTTGAGGTTTAAGATGGTGATTAACTGACTGGTGATTGGTGAATGggttttatattttgtttctcATATTTAATTACACTGTGTTTCACATATCTAGATCCTATAATTATGCCATACATTCTCCTAGtcattcctttcttttctccaTGAAAATGTAGAAAGATTATACTTGACAATTCCCAATTTCCTCATcacctctctttctcttattttACAAAGATTATATTCAGCACCTCCTCTCTTCTTAATGGACCGATCCATTCCTGCTCTTAGAAAACTGGCAAGTtctaattctttttcttctttataaTTTGTTTGGTTCTCAGATCACACTAGgagtatttatttatacatTCATACATAAGTTCATACATATTTGTTGAATTGTGGATTTAGGTTTAGTTTCTTGTTTCACTCTAGCTGAGGTGGTAATATTTTGTGTGAAATTCACCTAAGATTATCATGTTTGCTTGAAACCTTGAATAACAGTCATCTTTCTGGTGTTTGCATGGTTTGTTTTGACAAACAATTTTACTCAAAAGGTATCCAAAGGTGATAACATTCTCCTAGAGATTAAGATTCTCCTAGAGATTGAAGCAGAGGTTCGAGAATGGTGGGAAGAGAAAGGCGTTTTTGTCAATGCTGATCAATCTCCTGACAACCCTCACTATCCTAACGATGAACTGGGGGATGATCGGAAGAAGTGGTTTGAAAACTATCTGTTTGGTGGTTTATCGCGACGGGCATTCCTGATATCTAAGCTAGAGTGTTGTGCAGCTTATCATAGATTAAGAGATGACAATGTGCCATGGCAAATCAAAGCCTCAGGCGCAGAGGAACTTCCGGAGAAGATTATAAATCTGTTGGTTGGAGAACCACCAGTATTTCCAACAGTTTGGAGAGCTGCCTATTCTACTGATGCCATGAGACTCTCCTTAGCTTGTTCTTGTGATGGTGATGATTCTCCGAGAATTTTATTTAATACTGCAAATTCTGCTATCCGAAAGCTCACTAAAGAAATGTCATGGATTAGTGAACAACTAGCTTATATGGCTGCTGCTGCAGactcttcttcttttgtgaGAAGAATCAGAAGAGATGGCCCCCCCAGTACTTTTGCGGACAAGGTGTTTGCGAATGAGATCAATATTGCTGTGCATAACAGTGATAACTATTACCGGGCTTGCATGTTTCAAGAAGCCCTCATTTCTGGCTTTCTTCAACTTCAGGCTGCCAGGGACTCGTATAGAATTTCATGTGGTCCTCATGGCATGAACCATGATTTGGTGCTGCGCTATATTGATGTGCATACACGTCTAATTGCTCCAATCTGTCCACACTATGCTGAATATGTCTGGCGGGAATATTTAAAAAAGGAGGGGTTTGTGGTAATTAAGTCAGGCTGGCCTGCCGCTGATGCCCCGGATTTGATACTCCAAAGTGCCAATAAGTATTTGCAAGATCTAATTGAACTTATGAGGGAGCTTGAAAAGAAGTTTCGAGCTTTAAATGATGGTAATTGTGATGTGACAGAAGAAGAAACGAAGGCAGTAGGTTTGATATATGTCAAGGAGGAAATTGATGGATGGGAGGGTAAGTGCTTGAGGATACTTCAAGATAACTTTGACAGCGAGACAAACACCTTTTTTGCTCAGGACGAGGACATGCTAGACGCATTAATATCGTACATATATGGGGATTTTACCATTCGTCAGGATATAGATTATAGGCAAACTGAACAGCTCTGTATGTCTTTTCTGAAGTTGAAGAAGGATGAAGCACTTAATTTTGGGGCTGATGCCTTAGAGTTGAAGCTACCATTTGGAGAGATTGAGGTCGTTCAAGAAAACTTGGACTTGATTAAGAGAGAAATTGGCCTTCATGAGGTTAAGGTACAAGTTTTCTCTGGTACCACCGGTCTTGAAGATTTTACACTGGATAGTCCTCCATCCCCTGGAAGGCCAGCTGCTGCCTTGGTGAGCCGGTAATTATATCCTTGTGGCAGAAATATATTTGCAAGTTTGCCTAGAGCACCCTCTTTGTCGGATCATTTTGCTCACATAACATGTatgttttgttttagtttttcattaatcaaacttgaatctTCTTGCTCCTTGCTTTAAGTGTTTAATTTGAATTAACACTTCTATTTATCTTACTTAGCCCAAATGCCATAGATATTGAGTTGTGATGTATGTGTCTCTGTTAATTCTTAACTCATTTCTTATCAAATTATGGATGTTTATTGCATGCAACTGATACATATATTATGCATGCGTTAGTGTCTGTGTAGTTTAATGAGTATGATATTCTTTATTTTGTTATTCAGTGACTTCTATGAGAAAATGGAACGTTCTGCTCCGGGAGTATGGGAATTGAAACGTCGTCTTCAGTTATCAGATAAAGTTCTTACTCCCTCGTCTCGTCCTCCCTCTGAGCTATTGTACCAGAAGAAAATGGAACATCCGTTTAAGTTGTTATTCCAGGAGAAAACGGAACATTCTGACCTTGGAGAACAGGAACCGAATGATGAACAATCCCCAGATAATATTCTTGCTCCATTATATCATCCTCCCTATGAGCTATTGTTTCAGGGCTCTTTCAAAAAGGTATGATATTAATGCACAGTCTttatactgtacaactgtagtAGATGGTGTTTCATGCTTATCGAGTGAATCAATTTGGAAATGTCTTTTAACTAATGACGCAGGCCAAACGTACTGCTTCTGCCCAGGACAAATGGCTCCTCGTGAACTTGCAATCGAGTAAAGAATTCAGCTCACATCTGGTAGGTATCATTTCATTTTATATTTGTTATATGGGTTAGTTCCTTAATTTGTTCTCTAGACGTGAGACTCACTTTTGGTGTTTATCTACTGCTAAATTGTGGAAGATTAATCAAGACACCTGGGCTAATGAAGCTGTCTCGAAAATCATCAGCACTAATTTTATCTTCTGGCAGGTTAGTAGTCACTAGTCAGTTCCTTTATATAACTGGATGGTGCTGATGAAACAAATTATTAGATATCTGTATTTGTGATGTTGGTTTGCTAATTGATGATATAGGCGTATGATGATTCAACTGAGGTCAAGAAGATTTGCAGATTCTACAACTTGGTATATACACCTGTAGTGCTTATCATTGACCCCATAAATGGTGAGAATATGCGTTCGTGGTATGGAATGGTTCAACCAGAACGTCTGCTGGAGGCAAGTGTCTGAATTTAACTTCTCACTTGTTAAATTACAGGGCCTAAGAAACCATCTACATATACAGTGATCGAAACTTTTTACTTGATGTTAAATTTTGGCAATTGTAGGATCTGTTAGTACCATTTTTGGAAAATAGCCCCAAGGATCACCATCATCCAGGAGAAGAAAGTTCTCAGCCTCAGCCAGAGGAAAGTGAAGGTAAGTATATATGTTTGGACTTCTCGATATCTTCCAATGTGATGTGCATATTACATTTCCATGCAATCATTGTATTTGTACTTAAGGAATTTGTTAAATTTGATTTAGATGATTCGGTTGGTGACAAaactgatgaagaagatgaggaatTGCAGTGGGCATTGGAAGCTTCCATGAAAGCATGAAGGTGACTCAACCACAAGTTGAGGAAGTATATATCTCTGAAGATGAAGAGGCAATCATTAGCACcgatgaggaggaagaaggaacAGAAGTGATGAACCTTGGCATTATATATTTAGATTGGATTTCATTAACCTCGTCTTAGTAATCTCAGTAATCTCACTAACCTTAGCCTGCAGTAGTGCTTCTTTCTTCATCAATGAATGGTTTTGTCAATATGCCCAGTTCTGAGTTGTGAGTTCTGTCTTTGATTGTAGATTACCGAATTAGTGTCATGGAAGAaacactttcttttttttccttagttcacttggaagatgatctCTCAGTACTTAATTTACTTAGTTTCTTATGTTTCAATGTCTTCTATGCTTTTAGCTGAAGTAATATTTAGAATCCCATACAAGCCGAGCACCGTAACCCATTAAAGCAAATCGTTCAGGATCCAAGTAATATTTAATCTCCTAGTCCttcctttttcttgttccttctcCATAACAgctattatttttgtagtaccTCAAATTTAGGGATATTTTTCCATAAGTCGATCGGATTGAATCATCTTGTTAACTGGTGTCAAAGATTGTGATCAATAATATTAAGAAGTTATTGTGATCAATTCCCTTCTATAAGTTGTCTAATAATCAACAAGAAAGGTGCGGCCTCCTCCCAAAATTTCTCCTATAATTGCTTGGAAATGGTGAGGCCTGTCTTTCTTGGTGAGGCTCCCTTCTCTAATTTCCAGCCAACCAGTCTCGAAATGACAGAGGCTACTGAAAGACCAAGAAGGAAGCAGGACAACAAGGCGAGACTTTTTGAGAGAGATGGAGGCAAAGGCTCAAAAGTTGTGGGAAGATCATGAAGTTTTCAATGCCGAAAATCTTGCGAAAAGCCTCCTGATCCAGGAGAGAAGTTTTCTGGAAACTTCATGCGTGATCTGTTCTTACCTGAACGGTGCCTTTCACCTTGGACATGCATCAGCATTGTCGGAGTTAGAGTTTGCGGTTTCAGAGACTAAGAGGTGCCAATGTGCTCTttgccattttttttctttaattttgaacTTGAAAATCAAACCTTTTTTAAACACAATtaagggggtgtattcaatctaGATTTTAAATGATTCTGTTTGATTTTTTATAATCCGTGGATTGTCATGGATTTTGCAGAATTCATGGATTGTTTTTATTCCATatggattgtaataccccgaaaaatctaaattaaattccgtggatttttagaattgatttcacgatagtgggagcgagtacgaggcttggagaagttgtggaattagttcgaacgattaatttttgaaaacgaacgttatttaggggctcgcgaaagttgactttttatacgttcaaaatttgggaaaacttccttcatgaaagttgtagagctcgtcgatacgatcgcgggcatatgcggaacgcaaaaatcggagttcgtatgaattagttatgattttttgaaaaagtttccaatttagtataaagcttccattttcggaaatttccgaaaatagtttcagaatttacaaaaatagaaaaaagctgCTGCAGCCCTCgtccccgccggaaatcgcctccgaTTTTCgtttggccatatcttcctcctccggccaccgatcctcaccaaacttcttccattggcttcgtatggtccttgcgcacctgtctgtggcagccttgcacggcggcacggcccctagcggcggcggcggcccggtttcgatttaagctcgattttggtcaacgccggttttctcctagctccggccaccaaaacttccgatccttggctccatgaactcccctcaacctgctgatcatcatactaggaggattgcacctagagtgaccggtttcacgttcgtcggagctcggtaagttttcaatctgaaacgaaaatctttcgatcggtatatctcgagctgtagtgcatcgttttgattgattcttgaaccagtgagttctccttgatgttcttaacaactctctagaagggatcgaagcctgaaattgaatttttgacgtcgaaatcaagccttgccggattctgcaaatttcgccggattctggaaattttccggccacctcgactgttttaggtaatttcaaccacttccggtcattttcagcttacatgatagttatgaaagttgttaagcatgatgagaggaagaggagcagcccggccccgacaccattggcggtggtcggcggcggctctgccctaactccggcgtcccttttccggccacctccgggggtcaaaaatatagtttctgtgcatttttagattctatatttcaatacgatcatttcgatatattatacgcaatttttggatatcgtatgattaagttatgaatttttaagtttcgatcgatttcgatcgttagatttgtgatctgtgaagttaggaccgtcagatggacttgtagttttgatatgatgatcttatgactgtcccagtgactttgtgtggtcatgggcgaagatccgaccgttggatcttcgtataaatgcaaaacagtgattagggaggcgattcgtgagaatccgtccgtcggattttcgtataaatttgtgaagatgttagtaaggacgattcaggaagatccgaccgttggatcttcgtgatgatttttggagggtgatcctaaaggcgatccgtgaggatccgaccgttggatcatcatttaatttcgatccgaccgttggattgttgtttgagta
Coding sequences within:
- the LOC133707996 gene encoding leucine--tRNA ligase, cytoplasmic-like, whose protein sequence is MAIEGGKKSRRDRLKAIEEKAQKLWEENGVFRAESCEKPPEPGEKFFGNFPLPYMNGFLHLGHAFSLSKLEFSARFHRLRGAHVLLPVGFHLTGMPIKSIGLSAIDISELQNPSNWLSYFPRVAVKELKAFGLGCDWRRSFITTDMNPYFDKFLRWQMRKLKSMGKIVKDIRYTIYSPLDGQPCADHDRATGEGVRPQEYTIIKMEVVAPFPPKLGVLKGKKVFLAAATLRPETSYGQTNAWVLPDGKYGAFEINETDVFILTQRAALNLAYQKYSRVPEKPSCLVEMTGYDLIGLPLKSPLALNQIVYALPMLTVLTDKGTGILTSVPSDAPDDYMALEDLKLKPAFREKYGVKDEWVMPFDIIPIIKIPEYGDKAAKKVVEDLKIKSQNEIEKLAEAKRLTSLKGLTEGKLLVGEFKERIVQEAKPLIRSRLLEAGDAIMYSEPEKQVVSRSGDECVVALIDQWCITYGEAEWKKTAQECLSCINLYSDTTRHGFVHTLNWLSQWACSRSFGLGTRIPWDEEYLVEPLSDSTLYMAYYTIAHLLHNEDMYGSSNSTSAVRAEQMTDEVWDFIFCDGSYPQSSDITPSILNKMKQEFEYWYPFDLEVSGKDLIQNHTFCIYNHTALLPKKHWPSAFRCNGHLMLKSTKNANGAGNFISLRHAIDHYSADATRFALADISDGIDDAYFSFETANAAIVRLTKEIDWIDRMKDKDLGKDSSLRIDSPCTFSDRVFLNEINIAVKRTEQNYQGCMFREALKTGFYDLQAARDWYRISCGGTNAMNHDLVWRFIDVQTRLIAPICPHYAEHVWRELLEREGFAVNAGWPAADAPDLTLQSANKYLQDSIDSIRKLHNKQLPTSKKTNMGASATSLTEALIYVKEKYDGWKAECLRILQHDLNRDTLTSAHEDKEIFEALKASSFGQDDDFSQKNCMEFLKFKKEKAVALGIQALDLKLPFGEIEVLEQNLDLIKKQIHGLEEVQVLSAINAADIARAGPHARLLEKNPPSPGSPTTVFLTR
- the LOC133709155 gene encoding leucine--tRNA ligase, cytoplasmic-like, encoding MDRSIPALRKLASLVSCFTLAEVVSKGDNILLEIKILLEIEAEVREWWEEKGVFVNADQSPDNPHYPNDELGDDRKKWFENYLFGGLSRRAFLISKLECCAAYHRLRDDNVPWQIKASGAEELPEKIINLLVGEPPVFPTVWRAAYSTDAMRLSLACSCDGDDSPRILFNTANSAIRKLTKEMSWISEQLAYMAAAADSSSFVRRIRRDGPPSTFADKVFANEINIAVHNSDNYYRACMFQEALISGFLQLQAARDSYRISCGPHGMNHDLVLRYIDVHTRLIAPICPHYAEYVWREYLKKEGFVVIKSGWPAADAPDLILQSANKYLQDLIELMRELEKKFRALNDGNCDVTEEETKAVGLIYVKEEIDGWEGKCLRILQDNFDSETNTFFAQDEDMLDALISYIYGDFTIRQDIDYRQTEQLCMSFLKLKKDEALNFGADALELKLPFGEIEVVQENLDLIKREIGLHEVKVQVFSGTTGLEDFTLDSPPSPGRPAAALVSRDFYEKMERSAPGVWELKRRLQLSDKVLTPSSRPPSELLYQKKMEHPFKLLFQEKTEHSDLGEQEPNDEQSPDNILAPLYHPPYELLFQGSFKKAKRTASAQDKWLLVNLQSSKEFSSHLINQDTWANEAVSKIISTNFIFWQAYDDSTEVKKICRFYNLVYTPVVLIIDPINGENMRSWYGMVQPERLLEDLLVPFLENSPKDHHHPGEESSQPQPEESEDDSVGDKTDEEDEELQWALEASMKA